In bacterium, the DNA window ATTGATGGAACATGTAATGAATACAATAAAGAATGATGTAAAAGTAAGTCCATTTAGGATCAATCCAATTTGTTTGATGGTATCATCAGGCGCAAGAGGGAACAGAACTCAAGTTTCACAATTAATGGGAATGAGAGGACTTATGATTAGACCCACAAAGAAACTCACAGGAGGTATAGGAGAAATAGTTGAGACACCTGTTATTTCAAACTTTAGAGAAGGTCTAAGTGTTCTTGAATATTTTATTTCAGTTCATGGAGGTAGAAAAGGACTTGTTGATACTGCATTAAAAACATCAGATGCTGGATATTTAAGCAGGCGACTTGTTGATGTTGCACATTCAGTTATAGTTACAGAAGAGGATTGTGGAACACTTGAAGGTATCTATGCAAGTCCGCTAATTGAAGGAGATGAAGAGTTTATTTCTTTAAAAGAAAGGATTATTGGAAGAACCGCTCTTGATAATGTGGTAGATATAATCACAGACCAGATAATTGTTGAAAGTGGAGAAATAATAGATGAAGAAAAAGCACAAAAGATTATTGATACTGGTATTCAAAGAATAAGGATAAGAAGTGTGTTAACATGTAAAGCAGAAAAGGGTGTCTGTGCAAAATGTTATGGATGGGATTTATCAAGAAAAAAACTTGTAAATGTTGGAGAAGCAATTGGAATTATAGCTGCACAATCAATTGGAGAACCTGGAACACAGTTAACTTTAAGGACTTTCCATACAGGTGGGGCTGCTTCAAGAGGGGTTGGACCATCTTCAGTAACCAGTAAAAATAAAGGAAGAATAAAATATCTTGAAGATTTAAAAGTTGTAAAAAATAAAGAAGGTAAAAATGTTGTCTGTCAAAGAGAAGGAAGTGTTATAATTGTTGATGAAAGGGATAGAGAACTTGAGAGATATACATTAAGGGTTGGTTCTATAATTAAGTTTGAAAATGGAAGTGTAGTAGAAAAAGGTAAAGTTATAGCAGAATGGGATCCTTATTCAATTCCTGTTATTGTTGATAAAGAAGGGATTGTTAAATACAAAGATATAGAGGTTGGAAAGACAGCCAAAGAGGAGATAGATTCGTCCTCAAAAAGAAGAAATTTAATTATAATTCCACATAAAGAGGATATGGACCCGCAAATTATCCTTCTGGATGATAAAGGTAATATAGTAGGCAATTATCATATTCCAATAGGTGCAAACATAATCGTTAATGAAGGTGATAAAATTTCACAGGGAGAAGTTATTGCAAAAACACCGAGAACAGTTGGTAGAGTTCAGGATATAACAGGTGGTCTTCCAAGAGTTTCTGGTTTATTTGAAGCAAGGCCACCCAAAAATCCTGCTATATTAACAGAGATTGATGGTTTTGTAAAAATAGAAATAGAAAAAGGAGAGAGAAAGGTTAGAATAGTAAATCCTGAAACAAAAACAGAGAAAGAATATATTATACCTTTCTGGAAGACACTCGTTGTGAGTGATGGCGATTATGTTCTTGCAGGGACTGAATTAACAGATGGATTTAAGTCATTGAATGATATTTTAAGAATTCAGGGAGAAAAGAAAGTTATGGAATATCTTTTAAATGAAATTCAAAAGGTTTATAGAGTTGAGGGAGTTAAGATAAATGATAAGCATATTGAGGTAATAATAAGACAGATGTTATCAAGAGTAAGAATAGAAGACCCTGGTGATACATATTTACTTGAAGGGGAAGAAATAAACAGATATGAAATTCAAAAAATAAATGAATCATTACCAAAAGGCAAAAAGCCAGCAACAGCCAAACCTTTGATTCTTGGTATTACAAGGGTTGCTCTCGGTAGTGAAAGTTTTATATCTGCTGCTTCTTTCCAAGAAACTCTTAAAGTTTTAACCAATGCAGCAATTCTTGGAGCAGAGGATTATCTTGAAGGATTGAAAGAAAATGTTATTCTTGGTAAATTGATACCTGCTGGAACAGGAATTTTTGAAAAGAAGAAAGAAAAAATAGAAGAATTTGAATATACAAAATAGGAGGATAGTATGCCAACAATTAATCAGTTATTAAGAAAAAAAAGAAAACCAAAAGAGAAAAAGACAAAATCAACAGCACTTGAAAAAAATCCCTTTAAAAAAGGTGTTTGTTTATATGTTAGAACAATGACACCGAAAAAACCAAACTCTGCATTAAGGAAAATAGCAAAAGTCAGATTAACTAACGGGAAAGAAGTCATTGCTTACATTCCTGGAATTGGCCACAATCTTCAGGAGCACTCAATAGTTCTTGTTAGAGGTGGAAGAGTTAAAGACCTGCCAGGGGTAAAATATCACATAGTTAGAGGTGTATTTGATGCTTCAGGTGTTGAGAATAGAAAGAAATCAAGGTCAAGATACGGAACTAAAAGACCCAAAACTGAGAAAAAGGAGGGTTAAAAATGCCGAGAAGAAAGAGAGCAGAAAAAAGAGTTATTGAACCGGACCCAAGATATAATGATTATGAAGTAGCTAAATTTGTCAATAAACTTATGTGGGATGGAAAAAAAACAGTTGCATATAAAATATTCTATACCGCTATGGATATAATAAAAGAAAAAACAAATCAAGACCCTCTGAGTGTTTTTAAAAAAGCATTAAATAATGTTAAACCAAAACTTGAAGTAAGACCAAGAAGAGTTGGAGGTGCTACATATCAAATACCTATGGAAGTCCCTGCTCATAGAAGTTTATCTCTTGCAATAAGATGGATAGTTGAATCAGCCAGAAGCAGAAAAGGGAAACCAATGGCACTCCGGCTTGTAGATGAAATTCTTGAGGCTGCAAAAGGTGAAGGTCCAAGTATAAAAAAGAAAGAAGATACCCACAAAATGGCAGAATCTAACAGGGCTTTTGCTCATTATAGATGGTAATATTTTATAAAAACCCGGGACTTTATTACAATAAGGATTTTTATTATGATTGAAAAAGTAAGAAATATTGGAATTATTGCACATATAGACGCTGGGAAGACAACAACAACAGAGAGGTTTCTCTATTATACAGGTAAGACATATAAAATTGGTGATGTTGATGAAGGAACAGCAGTTATGGACTGGATGGATCAGGAAAAAGAAAGAGGTATAACTATCCAGGCAGCAGCAACTACCTGTTACTGGAAAGGTCATAAAATTAATATAATAGATACACCTGGACATGTGGATTTTACTGCCGAAGTAGAAAGGTCACTTAGAGTTCTTGATGGAGCAATTGGAATTTTCTGTGGAGTTGCTGGAGTTCAACCGCAGTCAGAAACTGTATGGCGTCAAAGTGAGAAATATAATGTTCCAAGAATCATTTATGTTAATAAAATGGATAGAATTGGAGCAGATTTTTTCAGAGTTGTTGAAGATATTAAGAAAAAACTCAGGTCAAAACCGTTAATTCTTGTACTTCCGATAGGTAAAGAAGATAAATTTACAGGTCTTATTGATATTATTGAAAAAAAGGCGATTTTTTACAGTTCAGAATTTGAAACAGAAGTAGAAATAAAAGAAATTGAAGATGATTATAAAGAAGAATTGGAAAAATACAGAAACAAGTTAATTGAGGACCTTGCCGAAATAGATGAAGAGATTATGGAAAAGTATCTTAAGGAAGAAGAAATTTCCAGTGATTTAATAAAAAGGGCTATAAGGAAGGCAACATCTTCCTGTAAAGTTTTTCCTACATTCTGTGGTTCTTCTTTGAAAAATAAAGGTGCAATGTTACTACTTGATGCTATTTGTGATTATTTGCCTTCTCCTTTGGATAGAGGAGAAATATCTGGTATAAATCCTATAACAGGAAAAAAGGAAATAAGAAAACCAGTCCCTGATGAGAAGTTTTCAGGCATTATTTTCAAAGTGTATAATGATTTACACCTTGGTAAAATTTACTATGTAAGGATTTATTCAGGGAAACTGAAAAAAGGTGATACTGTCTTAAATTCTTCAAGAAGTAAAAAAGAGAAGATTTCAAAAATACTTGAAATTCACGCAAATAGATTTTTCAGCAAAGATGAAGCAGTGGCTGGGGATATCGTTGGTATTATTGGATTTAAAAATTCATATACAGGAGATACTTTGAGTGATGAATCAAATCCTGTTATCTTTGAAAATATTAGTTTTCCTGAACCTGTAATTTATTCAGCAATTGAACCAAAGATAAAGGGAGATTATCAGAAAGTTTATGAAACAATAAAAAGGATTCTTGAAGAAGACCCGACTTTAAAAGTTAAAATTGATGAAGAGACAGGACAAATAATTTTAATGGGAATGGGTGAATTACATATAGAAGTTATTGCTGAAAGATTAAAAAGAGAATATAAAATACCTGTTCGTCTTGGGAAACCAGAGGTTGCTTATAGAGAAACAATTTCTGTATCCTGTGAAGGAGAAGGTGAATTTTTAAATACTGTGGGAGACAAAATAAATTATGGTTATGTAGTTCTGAAACTTGAACCTGCAGATAAGGGAGAAAAATTTAAATTTTTCAATCTTGTTGATAAAGATAAATTACCATATGAATTCATTCCTTCAATAGAAGAGGGGATTAAGGAATGTCTTGAGGTTGGAATTTATGGATTTCCTATTATAGATATAAAGGTCAATCTTGTTGATGCAAAATTTAACCCGGAAAATTCAACACATCTTGGATATAAAGTTGCTTCTGTAATTGCTTTCAAAAATGCTTATAAAAAAGGAGTACCGATTATTCTTGAACCAATAATGAGAATAGAAATACTAACTCCAGAGGAACTTCTTGGTGAAGTTATACATGATTTTACAATGAGAAATGGTAAAGTTACAAATATAGAAATCCATGGGAATACAGGAATTATCAATGGAAATGTACCGCTCAAAAAAATTTTTGGTTATTCAACAATTTTAAGGTCCTTGACACAGGGAAGAGGAAGTTTTATAATAGAACCATTATATTATGAAGTTGTGTCTGATGAAGAATTTAAAAAAATAGTTGGTATAGGAGTTCCTTAAGTTTTTTAATCTAAGATAAAAAACCTAAAAAGGAGGAGATAAATGGCGAAGGAGAAATTTATAAGGACGAAGCCGCATGTGAATGTAGGTACGATAGGGCATGTAGATCATGGTAAGACGACATTAACGAGTGCGATAACATATGTATTAGAGAAAGCGAACAAGGCGAAATTTTTGAGATATGAGGATATAGATAAAGCGCCAGAGGAGAAGGAGAGGGGATTGACTATAAACATAGTGCATATAGAGTATGAGACAGACAAGAGGCATTATGCGCATATAGATTGTCCTGGTCATGCGGATTATATAAAGAACATGATAACAGGAGCAGCGCAGATGGATGGAGCGATATTGGTAGTGAGTGCGCCAGATGGTCCGATGCCGCAGACAAGGGAGCACATATTATTAGCCAGGCAGGTAGATGTACCGGCGATGGTAGTATTTATGAACAAGATGGATATGATGGAGGATAAGGAGTTAGTGGAGTTAGTGGAATTAGAGGTAAGGGAGTTATTGAGCAAGTATGGATTTCCGGGGGAAGAGATACCGATAATAAAAGGGAGTGCATTAAAGGTATTAGAGTGTGGATGTTCAAAGAGGGAATGTCAGTGGTGTGGGAAGATATGGGAGTTAATGGATGCGATAGACAATTATATACCGGAGCCTGTAAGGGTAATAGACAAGCCATTTTTGTTAGCGGTAGAGGATGTATTTAGCATAACAGGTAGGGGTACAGTAGCGACAGGGAGGATAGAGAGGGGTAAGGTAAAAGTAGGGGAGGAAGTAGAGATAATAGGATTAAGTCATGATATAAAGAGGAGTGTAGTTACAGGTCTTGAGATGTTTAGAAAGGAATTGGATGAAGGAGTAGCAGGGGACAATGTAGGTGTATTATTAAGGGGTATAGAGAAGGATGAAGTAGAAAGGGGTATGGTAGTAGCAGCACCTGGTAGTATAACACCACATACAAGATTTAAGGCGCAGGTATATGTATTGAAGAAAGAAGAAGGTGGGAGACATACACCATTTTTCACAGGATATAGGCCACAGTTTTACATGAGGACGACAGATGTTACAGGGGAGATAAAGTTGCCTGAAGGGGTAGAGAT includes these proteins:
- the tuf gene encoding elongation factor Tu encodes the protein MAKEKFIRTKPHVNVGTIGHVDHGKTTLTSAITYVLEKANKAKFLRYEDIDKAPEEKERGLTINIVHIEYETDKRHYAHIDCPGHADYIKNMITGAAQMDGAILVVSAPDGPMPQTREHILLARQVDVPAMVVFMNKMDMMEDKELVELVELEVRELLSKYGFPGEEIPIIKGSALKVLECGCSKRECQWCGKIWELMDAIDNYIPEPVRVIDKPFLLAVEDVFSITGRGTVATGRIERGKVKVGEEVEIIGLSHDIKRSVVTGLEMFRKELDEGVAGDNVGVLLRGIEKDEVERGMVVAAPGSITPHTRFKAQVYVLKKEEGGRHTPFFTGYRPQFYMRTTDVTGEIKLPEGVEMVMPGDNIEMEIKLIYPVALEKGQRFAIREGGKTVGAGAVTEIIE
- the rpsL gene encoding 30S ribosomal protein S12, yielding MPTINQLLRKKRKPKEKKTKSTALEKNPFKKGVCLYVRTMTPKKPNSALRKIAKVRLTNGKEVIAYIPGIGHNLQEHSIVLVRGGRVKDLPGVKYHIVRGVFDASGVENRKKSRSRYGTKRPKTEKKEG
- the rpsG gene encoding 30S ribosomal protein S7, producing MPRRKRAEKRVIEPDPRYNDYEVAKFVNKLMWDGKKTVAYKIFYTAMDIIKEKTNQDPLSVFKKALNNVKPKLEVRPRRVGGATYQIPMEVPAHRSLSLAIRWIVESARSRKGKPMALRLVDEILEAAKGEGPSIKKKEDTHKMAESNRAFAHYRW
- the fusA gene encoding elongation factor G gives rise to the protein MIEKVRNIGIIAHIDAGKTTTTERFLYYTGKTYKIGDVDEGTAVMDWMDQEKERGITIQAAATTCYWKGHKINIIDTPGHVDFTAEVERSLRVLDGAIGIFCGVAGVQPQSETVWRQSEKYNVPRIIYVNKMDRIGADFFRVVEDIKKKLRSKPLILVLPIGKEDKFTGLIDIIEKKAIFYSSEFETEVEIKEIEDDYKEELEKYRNKLIEDLAEIDEEIMEKYLKEEEISSDLIKRAIRKATSSCKVFPTFCGSSLKNKGAMLLLDAICDYLPSPLDRGEISGINPITGKKEIRKPVPDEKFSGIIFKVYNDLHLGKIYYVRIYSGKLKKGDTVLNSSRSKKEKISKILEIHANRFFSKDEAVAGDIVGIIGFKNSYTGDTLSDESNPVIFENISFPEPVIYSAIEPKIKGDYQKVYETIKRILEEDPTLKVKIDEETGQIILMGMGELHIEVIAERLKREYKIPVRLGKPEVAYRETISVSCEGEGEFLNTVGDKINYGYVVLKLEPADKGEKFKFFNLVDKDKLPYEFIPSIEEGIKECLEVGIYGFPIIDIKVNLVDAKFNPENSTHLGYKVASVIAFKNAYKKGVPIILEPIMRIEILTPEELLGEVIHDFTMRNGKVTNIEIHGNTGIINGNVPLKKIFGYSTILRSLTQGRGSFIIEPLYYEVVSDEEFKKIVGIGVP